The DNA sequence AGGCTCTTTGCGAAAATTTGCGCCGTTTTGCGTAGCTCGGCGTCCCAATCAAGCGGCAATTGATCAATCTCTACGACGCTAGCGCCGCTTTCTTTAGCGACGGTTTGCGCGGCTTTTTTAGAAAACTGCGGAGCGACGAAAATGACCTTCACGCCGTGCTCTTTGGCTTCCTCGATGAGCTCTTTTAGCTGTGCGGGTTTTGGTTCCTTGCCCTCTACTTCGATCGCGATTTGCTCTAAATCGTAACGCTTAGCAAAGTAGCCCCAAGACGGGTGATATACGATAAATTCGCGGTTTTTGACGTTTGCTAGAGTGCTTTTGATAAAGCCGTCAAGCTCGTCAAGCTTAGCTTCAAATTTAGCTAAATTCGCCTCAAAAAGCGCCTTGTTTTCAGGGTATTTTTCGATTAGCGCGGCGGCGATATTTTTAGCTTGGATTTTTACCAAAACTGGATCCAGCCAGATGTGCGGGTCAAATTCGCCGTGGTGATGCTCGTGATCGTGGTGATCGTGATCGGCGTGCTCGTGCTTGGCGTCATGGTGATGATCGTGTTCGCCGTGTTCGTGGTGACCTTCAAATTTGATCTTTTCCACGCCCGCGTCGGTTTTTACGATTTTGAGATTTGGATATGATTTTTGAAATTTCGGCAACCAAGCATCCTCAAACTCGATCCCGATAGCAAAATAAAGATCGCTTTTTTCCAGCGCGGTCATTTGCTTCGGCTTTGGTTCGTACGTGTGCGGATCGGCTCCTTTGCCCACCATCACGTTTACCTCGACGGCCTCGCCCGCGATTTGCTTGACGAAATACTCCTGCGGCAAAATACTGACGCTAACTTGCCCTTTGGCGTAGAGCGCGACTAAGCCCAAACATAAAAACGCGAAAATTTTTCTCATTTTTATCCTTTCCGTGTTAAAATTTGGGCGAAATTATATCAAAAGCAACTTAGTTGCAAATTAATTTTTCTCAAGGTATAATACCCTAAAATTCTTAACGCGGAGGAAAAATATGGGCGAAAATTTGGAAGAAAAAGCCGCTTTTGAGGAGCTTTTAACGAAAAATGATATCAAAATCACTCCGCTTAGACTCGAGATTTTACGCATCTTACGCGCCACCGCCGCGCCGCTTAGCTATGATGAAATTTTAGCCCAAATAGGCGCAAACAAAACCACGTTTTACCGCTGTATGGACCTTTTTGAAGCTAAGGGCATCGTGCTAAAAAGCGAAAATAACCGAAAAAATTTCTACGAACTTGAAAGCGGAGCAAAGGCGTATTTCGTCTGCGACGTCTGCCACAAGATGACTAATATCGACATGCCGCGCCTAAAACAAAATCATGTCAAAAGCGTCGTAGTTAAGGGCGTTTGCGACGACTGCTTTTAAAATTTGCGCTTAAATTTGGCGATAAATTCCGAACTCAAATTTGCTTACCGACATTAAATTTAAAAAACGACTTCCGAAAAAAATCGCCGCAAATTTATAAAAACGCGCTCTGCTAAATTTAAAGCGGTTACCGCGTCAAATTTAAAAACTCAAATTTGACGCGGGCGCTATAAAACTAATCCTCGTAAAGCTTTGCGATCTCCGGCGGTATCGCGATCGGACGACCGCGCGCGAGATTATAAAATACGTAAGTCGTCACTGCGCTAGCAACTGGCGCTCCATCTTTACTAAACTCGTAAAAACGCTTCGAGCAGCTTCTTTTTTCGGGCTGCGTCCAGGTTTTCACGCGCACCTTATCGCCCAAAAATAGCTGCCCCAGATAGTCTATCTCGTGTCTGCGCACCATCCACGTGCGGTTTTGCGCGAGATTTGTCTCGATGAGATCGCCCACGGCGTTTGAGTGCGCGTTTGCCGCTTCTTGCATCCAGATGACGTAGTGAGCGTTATTTGCGTGATGGTTCACGTCGATGGCATCCTCGCCCACGATAAATTCGTAATAAAAAATTTTCATTTTCGCTCCTAAAAACGCTAAAATTGTAGCAAAAATTTAAAGGCAAACAAAATGAAAGAGATGTGGGACAAAAAGGCGTCGAGCTATACGAGATTTACGGGCGAGCCTAGCGTTTTTCAAAGGCAGCTATACGCTAAGATCGAGGAATTTGGCGTCAAATTTGACGGTAAATGCGTTGTAGATATCGGCTGCGGCACGGGCGTGCATACGCTACTTTTAGCGCAAATTTGCCGCGAGATAACCGGCATGGATATCTCGGGCGAAATGCTAAAAGTCATGCTTGAAGACGCGGCGAAATTTAATATTTCAAATTTAACCGCCGTTCAAAGCGATTTTAAAAACTTTAATCCAAACCGCGTTTACGACGTTGCTTTTAGCACGATGAGCCCTGCGATCGCAGACGAGGAGGATTTTAGTAAATTTATAAATTTGGGCGAAAAAAGGGTCTATCTTTGGTGGAACAAACCGCGTTATTCAAGCGTTTTGGAGCTTTTTTACGAAGGCTCGCAGAGAGGGTGCTTTAAAGAAAAGGCTAATTTTTTCGAAGAGTACTTGCGCCGCGAAAATATCATTTTTAACTCCTGCGTGCTCGAGGAGTCTCGCGAACAAAAACGCACGCTTGAGGAGATGACGCAAAACGCGCTTTGGCATTTACAGATAGCAAATTTTGCACACGAGGAAAACACGGTCAGATCGCGGCTAGAGAGTATCGCACAGGACGGCTTCGTGACGGAAAAAATCGTCTCTTCAATGAAGCTTTTAGTTTTTTAAGATATAATCGCGATATTTATTTAAAATTTAAAAAGGATTTTAGTTGCCGCGAGCGTTTTTGCAGATATTTTCGTGCGTTTTATGCTTCTTTTGCGTTCAAGCTTTCGCCGCTTCGCACGTTTTATCTCCGGTCGCTCAGCCGAAATTTGACGAACAAAAAGCCAGACTAGGCAAGGAGCTGTTTTTCGATGCCTCGCTAAGCCCCAGCGGAACGCTATCTTGCGATAAATGCCACAACCTTTACTGGGACTTAAGCGGTACGAGTAAAAAAAACGTAAAAATCTCCGCCGACAAAGAAGCCAGCCCG is a window from the uncultured Campylobacter sp. genome containing:
- a CDS encoding zinc ABC transporter substrate-binding protein, whose amino-acid sequence is MRKIFAFLCLGLVALYAKGQVSVSILPQEYFVKQIAGEAVEVNVMVGKGADPHTYEPKPKQMTALEKSDLYFAIGIEFEDAWLPKFQKSYPNLKIVKTDAGVEKIKFEGHHEHGEHDHHHDAKHEHADHDHHDHEHHHGEFDPHIWLDPVLVKIQAKNIAAALIEKYPENKALFEANLAKFEAKLDELDGFIKSTLANVKNREFIVYHPSWGYFAKRYDLEQIAIEVEGKEPKPAQLKELIEEAKEHGVKVIFVAPQFSKKAAQTVAKESGASVVEIDQLPLDWDAELRKTAQIFAKSL
- a CDS encoding transcriptional repressor, producing the protein MGENLEEKAAFEELLTKNDIKITPLRLEILRILRATAAPLSYDEILAQIGANKTTFYRCMDLFEAKGIVLKSENNRKNFYELESGAKAYFVCDVCHKMTNIDMPRLKQNHVKSVVVKGVCDDCF
- a CDS encoding thioesterase family protein produces the protein MKIFYYEFIVGEDAIDVNHHANNAHYVIWMQEAANAHSNAVGDLIETNLAQNRTWMVRRHEIDYLGQLFLGDKVRVKTWTQPEKRSCSKRFYEFSKDGAPVASAVTTYVFYNLARGRPIAIPPEIAKLYED
- a CDS encoding class I SAM-dependent methyltransferase; protein product: MKEMWDKKASSYTRFTGEPSVFQRQLYAKIEEFGVKFDGKCVVDIGCGTGVHTLLLAQICREITGMDISGEMLKVMLEDAAKFNISNLTAVQSDFKNFNPNRVYDVAFSTMSPAIADEEDFSKFINLGEKRVYLWWNKPRYSSVLELFYEGSQRGCFKEKANFFEEYLRRENIIFNSCVLEESREQKRTLEEMTQNALWHLQIANFAHEENTVRSRLESIAQDGFVTEKIVSSMKLLVF